In Candidatus Neomarinimicrobiota bacterium, the following are encoded in one genomic region:
- the xerA gene encoding site-specific tyrosine recombinase/integron integrase, with translation MSSKPITINLPPGYLETLVRRRYSDSTIKTYCSYFGDFQRAFQNRRIEHLHPTDINGYLLDLIKRKQISSSQQNQRINAIKFYYEKVLGREKQYYKIERPRKERKLPQVLSKNEIGGILRNCNNLKHRMILTLLYSGGLRRSEVLNLKITDIESDRELLKVSDAKGNKDRYTLLSEKILEDLRQYYREYQPGEYLFEGQRGGKYSATSVANILKNAARKAGIKKRVTPHMLRHSFATHLLEQGTDLRYIQELLGHNSSRTTEIYTHVRSARVRKIKNPIDDIL, from the coding sequence TTGAGTTCAAAGCCAATCACAATTAATTTGCCACCAGGATATCTGGAAACCTTAGTGCGTCGCCGCTATAGTGATAGCACAATAAAAACCTATTGTTCATACTTTGGTGACTTCCAGCGAGCTTTTCAGAATAGAAGAATAGAGCATTTGCATCCAACTGATATCAATGGATATTTGTTGGATCTGATAAAAAGAAAACAGATATCATCCAGCCAGCAAAATCAACGAATAAACGCTATAAAGTTTTACTATGAAAAGGTTTTGGGTAGAGAAAAACAGTATTATAAAATAGAAAGACCCAGAAAAGAGAGAAAACTGCCACAGGTGCTTTCAAAGAATGAAATTGGGGGCATTTTACGGAATTGCAATAATTTGAAACATAGGATGATTTTAACACTGTTATATTCGGGAGGCTTGCGCCGTTCGGAGGTTTTGAATCTAAAGATAACAGACATAGAATCAGATCGTGAGTTACTAAAAGTAAGTGATGCTAAAGGGAACAAGGATCGTTACACGTTGTTGTCAGAGAAGATCCTGGAAGATCTACGACAATATTACAGAGAGTACCAGCCTGGTGAATATTTGTTTGAGGGGCAGAGGGGTGGCAAGTATAGCGCAACAAGTGTTGCCAATATTTTAAAGAATGCAGCCAGGAAAGCGGGAATTAAAAAGAGGGTTACCCCTCATATGTTACGACATTCGTTTGCTACTCATTTGCTTGAACAGGGAACGGATTTGAGATATATCCAGGAATTATTGGGTCACAATAGCAGCAGAACCACGGAGATTTATACCCACGTGAGATCTGCGAGAGTAAGAAAAATAAAGAACCCAATAGATGATATTTTGTAA
- a CDS encoding sulfatase: MKTTRREFIKTVGLGTTVLAVPGLMTLGCLKKTRPNILFIMSDDHAERAISCYGSDLIQTPGIDRIATEGIRFEKSFVTNSICGPSRATLLTGKYAHLNGFKDHRDTFDGSQVTFPKLLQEVGYQTAIVGKWHLKSDPTGFNTWNILKGQGQYYNPTFIEEGTEHKYVGYTTDLITDKAIQTLDNLDKDKPFCMLVHHKAPHRNWMPNLKHLEALTDEELPLPETFYDDYAGRQAAGDADMRIDDMYLSFDLKLQQGYYDHETGTGGKASYAKTVVKTWENTYNRLTDEQKTAWDAHYNKLNEEFKALNLEGDELLQWKYQNYLKDYLRCILSVDENVGRLLNYLDQQGLTENTIVVYTSDQGFYLGEHGWYDKRFMYEESLGMPLVMRYPQEIQAGQVSQDLVMNLDFASTFLDFAGVTIPAEMQGASLRSIVKGQTTDDWRQTIYYHYYENERGWHNVRGHYGIRTERYKLIYFFRDNNWELFDLEQDPNEINNVYADPAYADVLLEMQQELKETRLLYGDE; the protein is encoded by the coding sequence ATGAAAACAACACGTAGAGAATTCATCAAAACCGTTGGGTTGGGCACCACGGTTTTGGCTGTTCCGGGTTTAATGACTCTGGGTTGTCTGAAGAAAACCAGACCCAATATCCTGTTTATCATGAGCGATGATCATGCCGAGCGAGCCATAAGTTGTTATGGTAGTGATCTGATACAGACACCCGGGATTGACCGGATTGCGACAGAAGGCATCCGCTTTGAGAAAAGTTTTGTCACCAACTCGATCTGCGGCCCTAGTCGAGCCACCCTGTTAACCGGAAAATATGCGCATTTGAATGGATTTAAGGATCACCGGGATACCTTTGACGGTAGTCAGGTCACCTTCCCAAAATTACTACAGGAAGTCGGTTATCAGACAGCGATTGTTGGTAAGTGGCACTTGAAATCAGACCCCACTGGTTTTAATACGTGGAATATTCTAAAAGGACAGGGACAGTACTATAATCCCACCTTTATTGAAGAGGGAACAGAGCACAAATATGTTGGTTATACCACTGACCTGATCACAGACAAAGCTATCCAAACTTTGGATAATCTGGACAAAGACAAACCGTTTTGTATGCTGGTTCACCACAAAGCTCCCCATCGGAACTGGATGCCCAACCTGAAACATCTGGAAGCCCTTACAGATGAAGAACTGCCATTGCCTGAAACTTTTTATGACGATTATGCCGGACGACAAGCAGCCGGAGATGCCGATATGCGGATCGATGATATGTATCTATCGTTCGACCTGAAATTGCAGCAGGGATATTACGATCATGAAACAGGGACCGGTGGGAAAGCATCCTATGCAAAGACCGTTGTCAAGACCTGGGAAAACACCTATAATCGCTTAACAGATGAGCAAAAAACAGCCTGGGATGCCCACTATAATAAGCTGAATGAGGAATTCAAGGCTCTGAATTTGGAAGGTGACGAGCTTCTCCAGTGGAAATACCAGAATTATCTCAAGGATTATTTGCGGTGCATTCTTTCTGTAGATGAGAATGTGGGTAGACTCCTGAACTATCTGGATCAACAGGGTTTGACTGAAAATACAATAGTTGTTTATACCTCGGATCAGGGTTTTTACCTGGGCGAACACGGCTGGTACGATAAACGTTTTATGTATGAAGAATCTCTGGGCATGCCGCTGGTAATGCGTTATCCCCAGGAAATTCAAGCCGGACAGGTATCGCAGGATCTGGTCATGAATTTGGATTTCGCCTCCACCTTTCTTGATTTTGCCGGTGTCACCATCCCCGCTGAAATGCAGGGTGCTTCGCTGCGTTCCATCGTAAAAGGGCAGACGACAGACGATTGGCGCCAAACCATTTATTATCACTATTACGAGAATGAACGGGGCTGGCATAATGTGCGAGGTCATTACGGCATCAGGACAGAACGCTATAAACTGATCTATTTTTTCAGGGATAATAATTGGGAGTTATTCGATTTGGAGCAGGATCCCAATGAGATCAATAATGTTTATGCTGACCCTGCCTATGCAGATGTTCTGCTGGAAATGCAGCAGGAACTTAAAGAAACCCGGTTATTGTACGGAGATGAATAA
- a CDS encoding 1-acyl-sn-glycerol-3-phosphate acyltransferase gives MENTITLSLWSFIVLLLFAAVMVLDRLLMPSLRWVLRRRVKKVIDEVSSRLDIKIRPFQLTRRQGLIDQLVFDDQVIEAAKIYGAENDMPTAIAQEKAKRYASEIVPAFNAYIYFRFGYWLARKAARLIYRVRVGFFDNDGLRQIPKDTTVVFVMNHRSNMDYILVSFLVAEKTAISYAVGEWARIWPLQGLIKSMGAFFVRRNSGNSLYRKVLERYVHLATRAGVCQAVYPEGGLTKDGKFRQPRLGFMDYMLRDYHPEYDKDIVFVPVGINYDRVLEDRSLTRALDSEASRRSMWFILKTTIGFIYKTAMLSRKNRWSRFGYASVNFGPPVSVKEYCKAHEIDFSQYEQVERFEHVKDLADLLMSKIGKVVPVLPIALISEILLVNQAIWKSELELKSQASLRIDELKARGAPINISTSAREGVLTNALSLLIGRGLVLEEKNLLKPAPDSQVLLGYYANSIKHWQVSAKQK, from the coding sequence ATGGAAAACACCATTACCCTCTCCCTTTGGAGTTTTATTGTTCTGTTGCTGTTTGCCGCAGTTATGGTTTTGGATCGATTGCTAATGCCGAGCCTGCGTTGGGTTCTGCGCAGGCGGGTTAAAAAGGTCATAGATGAGGTTAGCAGTCGTCTGGATATTAAGATTCGTCCATTTCAACTTACTCGCCGACAAGGTCTGATTGACCAATTGGTCTTTGATGACCAGGTGATCGAAGCTGCTAAAATTTATGGTGCTGAGAACGATATGCCCACGGCCATTGCTCAGGAGAAAGCCAAGCGTTATGCTAGCGAGATCGTGCCGGCTTTTAATGCTTACATTTATTTCCGCTTTGGTTACTGGTTAGCTAGAAAAGCAGCGCGTTTGATCTATCGGGTTAGAGTTGGATTTTTTGATAATGACGGTCTAAGGCAGATTCCTAAGGATACCACTGTTGTGTTTGTTATGAATCATCGCAGCAATATGGACTACATCCTGGTTTCATTTCTCGTGGCTGAAAAAACAGCCATTTCCTACGCTGTGGGAGAATGGGCGCGTATCTGGCCCCTTCAAGGTTTGATCAAATCCATGGGAGCTTTTTTCGTTCGTAGAAATTCAGGTAACTCGCTCTATCGGAAAGTGCTGGAACGTTATGTACATCTGGCCACGCGAGCTGGTGTTTGTCAGGCAGTTTATCCCGAGGGAGGCCTGACAAAAGATGGTAAGTTTCGTCAACCAAGACTCGGTTTCATGGACTATATGCTTCGGGATTACCATCCTGAATATGACAAAGATATCGTGTTTGTTCCAGTTGGGATCAACTATGACCGGGTGTTGGAGGATCGCAGTCTAACCAGGGCGTTGGATTCAGAGGCCTCCAGGCGAAGCATGTGGTTTATCCTAAAGACCACAATAGGCTTTATCTATAAAACAGCCATGCTATCGCGAAAAAATCGCTGGAGCCGATTTGGTTATGCCAGTGTCAATTTTGGGCCGCCAGTTTCGGTCAAAGAGTATTGTAAAGCGCATGAAATCGATTTCAGCCAATACGAGCAGGTCGAGCGGTTTGAGCATGTAAAGGATCTGGCAGATCTGTTAATGAGCAAGATCGGTAAAGTGGTTCCGGTTTTACCGATTGCGCTAATCTCCGAGATCCTGCTCGTTAATCAGGCGATCTGGAAAAGTGAGCTTGAGTTGAAGTCTCAAGCGTCCTTAAGAATAGATGAATTAAAAGCCCGGGGTGCTCCCATCAATATTTCCACCAGTGCCCGTGAAGGGGTCTTGACCAACGCCTTAAGCTTATTGATCGGTCGCGGCTTGGTTCTGGAGGAAAAAAACCTTCTAAAGCCGGCACCAGATTCTCAGGTTCTCCTGGGTTACTATGCAAATTCCATAAAACACTGGCAGGTGTCAGCAAAACAGAAATAG
- the deoC gene encoding deoxyribose-phosphate aldolase, whose product MIDHTLLKPDASIAAVNKLCKEARKYKFASVCVNPVHVERCVQNLKDEIATCTVIGFPLGSNHTNIKAAEAQLAEQQGAKELDMVLNVGLLKTANYQDVFEDIKAVRLAGAESLLKVILETCLLTEEEIIIASLLCREAGADFVKTSTGFSSGGATVENVSLMRFVVNEDLGVKASGGIRTREDAQKMVRAGASRLGASAGISIVSE is encoded by the coding sequence ATGATCGATCATACCCTGCTCAAACCTGATGCTTCCATAGCTGCAGTCAATAAACTCTGTAAAGAAGCCCGGAAATATAAATTTGCCAGTGTCTGTGTAAATCCAGTACATGTTGAACGCTGTGTACAGAATCTCAAAGATGAGATCGCAACCTGTACGGTTATTGGATTCCCTTTGGGCTCCAACCATACAAACATTAAGGCTGCTGAAGCACAATTAGCAGAACAGCAGGGGGCTAAAGAACTGGACATGGTGCTGAATGTTGGTCTGCTGAAAACTGCAAATTATCAGGATGTCTTTGAAGATATCAAAGCAGTCCGCTTAGCTGGTGCTGAATCCCTACTTAAGGTTATTCTGGAAACCTGTTTGCTCACTGAAGAAGAGATCATAATTGCCTCGCTTTTATGTCGGGAAGCAGGTGCAGATTTTGTCAAAACCTCTACCGGATTTTCCTCTGGCGGTGCTACGGTGGAGAATGTCTCCCTCATGCGTTTTGTGGTGAATGAAGATCTTGGCGTCAAGGCCTCTGGTGGCATCCGGACTCGTGAGGATGCGCAAAAAATGGTTCGAGCCGGAGCTAGTCGCCTGGGAGCCAGTGCTGGTATCAGTATTGTCAGTGAATAG
- a CDS encoding anaerobic sulfatase maturase — protein MPPQKTIQIIAKPTGPLCNLDCNYCFYLEKEQLFNRDKCNGNKDYMMSHEVLEAYIHQQLETESEGEKHFVWQGGEPTLLGVDYFREIVTLQKQYAGRNRIRNSLQTNGVLLDDTWCKFLAEHDFLVGISIDGPRELHDMYRIDKAGKPTFEKVMQSLELLQKFQVEFNTLTTIHDKNAGFPLEIYHFLKQIGSRFIQFIPIVERTATHHQEGPLSNPEPTEGIEGFDLSEETVESQQFGTFLNTIFDEWIRHDVGQVFIQNFDVALEAWSGHPSSLCVFSETCGLDPVIEHNGDLYACDHFVYPEYKFGNILTDSLETAMQSPQQVKFGQDKRDTLPSECHICEYRFACHGGCPKHRFIKTEPGLNYLCSGYKTYFKHINPFMKFMANELRHRRPPANVMSWIQR, from the coding sequence ATGCCCCCCCAAAAAACTATCCAGATCATTGCTAAACCAACCGGGCCCCTGTGTAACCTGGACTGCAACTATTGTTTTTACCTGGAAAAAGAACAGTTGTTTAACCGGGATAAATGCAATGGAAATAAAGACTACATGATGTCCCATGAAGTTCTGGAAGCCTATATTCATCAGCAGCTTGAAACTGAATCCGAAGGAGAAAAACACTTCGTCTGGCAGGGTGGGGAACCAACACTACTGGGTGTGGACTACTTCCGTGAGATTGTAACACTCCAAAAACAATATGCAGGTAGAAATAGAATTAGAAACTCACTCCAAACCAATGGCGTGTTGCTTGATGATACCTGGTGCAAATTTCTGGCGGAACATGACTTTCTGGTGGGTATTTCCATTGACGGACCACGAGAACTCCACGATATGTACCGCATCGACAAAGCCGGCAAGCCAACTTTTGAAAAAGTTATGCAGAGCCTTGAGTTGTTGCAAAAATTTCAGGTCGAATTCAACACCCTCACAACAATCCATGATAAGAATGCCGGCTTCCCACTTGAAATCTATCATTTTCTAAAACAGATCGGCAGTCGATTCATCCAGTTTATCCCCATCGTGGAAAGAACCGCGACACATCACCAGGAAGGACCACTGTCGAACCCTGAACCCACCGAAGGGATCGAAGGCTTCGATCTCAGTGAAGAGACCGTGGAATCCCAACAATTTGGAACTTTTCTGAACACTATTTTTGATGAATGGATCCGTCATGATGTGGGACAGGTATTTATCCAAAATTTTGATGTTGCCCTGGAAGCCTGGTCAGGACACCCCTCAAGCCTATGCGTTTTCAGCGAAACCTGTGGTTTGGATCCAGTCATCGAACACAACGGGGATCTATATGCCTGCGACCATTTTGTGTATCCTGAATATAAGTTTGGTAATATTTTGACTGATTCACTGGAAACTGCCATGCAGTCGCCTCAACAGGTAAAATTCGGGCAGGATAAACGTGATACACTGCCATCAGAATGCCACATCTGTGAATATCGTTTTGCCTGTCACGGGGGCTGTCCCAAACACCGCTTTATCAAAACTGAACCAGGACTTAATTATTTGTGCTCTGGATATAAAACATATTTTAAACACATCAATCCATTTATGAAATTCATGGCAAACGAGTTACGTCATAGGCGGCCACCGGCCAATGTTATGTCATGGATCCAGAGATAA
- the rlmD gene encoding 23S rRNA (uracil(1939)-C(5))-methyltransferase RlmD: MIRDGKPTVKKGQDIELTIESLAFGGKGMAHVDGLAIFVERVIPGQRVLARIFKKKKSFAEAYPLEILEKAENEIEPVCPAFGTCGGCRLQNLDYADQLKEKTRQVRDLIQRVGGFTDFEVPEALPSPDAFHYRNKMEFTFTDNPWRMHPEDKAKPMGLGQHIPGRFDKVINLDTCYLQKEVMNEILRFVFSYAAEQKWEPYNSRTHKGWARNLVLRYGEHTDHIMVNLVTKTYNKQRMDNFKAAIMKEFPQITTLINNITTRLSDVAVGEREEVLYGPGVIRDRLGEAEFEISSNAFFQTNTRQAERLYEEALKGADLQGGEVVYDLYCGTGTIALFMAKKAKQVYGFELIASAIKNARKNAKEQGVKNVEFVLGDLKDVLSQTTARIEPADVIIVDPPRAGLHQNVVDDILRVAPQRLVYVSCNPSTLARDLKLFCETDYDLLKVQPVDMFPHTTHIETVAHLVRR; encoded by the coding sequence ATGATTAGAGACGGTAAACCAACGGTAAAAAAAGGTCAGGATATTGAGCTGACCATTGAGAGTCTGGCTTTTGGCGGTAAGGGTATGGCCCATGTGGATGGCCTGGCCATCTTTGTAGAACGGGTGATTCCCGGACAGCGCGTCCTGGCGCGCATCTTTAAAAAGAAAAAGAGTTTCGCTGAAGCCTATCCTTTGGAGATTTTAGAAAAGGCAGAGAATGAAATTGAACCGGTTTGTCCCGCTTTTGGCACCTGCGGTGGTTGTCGTCTTCAGAACTTGGATTATGCGGATCAACTCAAGGAAAAGACCCGTCAGGTACGTGACCTGATCCAACGAGTTGGAGGATTTACTGACTTTGAAGTTCCAGAGGCGCTTCCCTCTCCAGATGCCTTTCATTACCGCAATAAAATGGAATTCACCTTTACTGACAATCCCTGGCGGATGCATCCAGAAGACAAGGCTAAACCCATGGGACTCGGTCAGCACATCCCCGGTCGCTTTGACAAGGTGATCAATCTGGATACCTGCTATCTCCAGAAAGAGGTCATGAATGAGATATTAAGGTTTGTTTTTAGTTATGCTGCTGAGCAGAAATGGGAACCCTATAATTCGAGGACCCACAAGGGTTGGGCCAGGAATCTCGTTTTGAGATATGGTGAGCATACCGATCACATTATGGTGAATTTGGTCACCAAAACTTACAACAAACAGCGTATGGATAACTTCAAAGCAGCCATTATGAAGGAATTTCCTCAAATAACGACCTTGATAAATAACATCACAACGAGACTTTCTGATGTAGCTGTCGGTGAGCGGGAAGAAGTTCTGTATGGACCCGGTGTGATCCGAGATCGTTTGGGAGAAGCTGAATTTGAAATATCCTCCAATGCCTTTTTTCAGACCAACACTCGTCAGGCTGAACGTCTTTATGAAGAAGCCCTTAAGGGTGCTGATCTTCAGGGAGGAGAAGTTGTCTATGACTTGTATTGTGGAACGGGGACCATTGCCTTGTTTATGGCTAAGAAGGCCAAGCAGGTCTATGGTTTTGAGTTAATTGCAAGCGCTATTAAAAACGCCCGCAAGAATGCCAAAGAACAGGGCGTTAAGAATGTGGAGTTTGTTCTTGGAGACCTGAAGGATGTATTATCTCAGACTACAGCAAGGATTGAACCGGCTGACGTGATTATTGTTGACCCCCCAAGAGCCGGTCTCCATCAGAATGTCGTGGATGATATTTTAAGGGTAGCTCCTCAGCGGCTGGTTTACGTGAGTTGCAACCCTTCCACGCTCGCTCGTGACTTGAAACTGTTCTGTGAAACCGATTATGACTTACTCAAGGTTCAACCTGTTGATATGTTTCCCCACACCACCCATATCGAGACGGTGGCTCATTTAGTCCGACGATAA